The sequence below is a genomic window from Silene latifolia isolate original U9 population unplaced genomic scaffold, ASM4854445v1 scaffold_20.1, whole genome shotgun sequence.
GTCTGAAAGAGAAGAGCAGGATGAGGAGGACGCAGTAGAATCCGAAAGagaagaggatgaagatgagAATACAATAGTGCCTGAAACACAGGAGAGAAGTCAGGAAGTTATGGATAAGGAAATAGAGGAGAAACAGGAGGATGAACAGAGCGTAAGCATAGGGGAGACTGAAATGCTACAGCTAGAGGAAGAGAATGTTGAGGAGGAGATTGAGTACTGGAGCCAAGCAGTGGTATGCTTTATCCTTGGTGCTAACCCACCATGGGAGATCATAGAGGGATTTATAAGGCGAATTTGGACGAAGTTCAATATTGACAAGATTTCATTTATGCATAATGGGGTGTTTTTAGTAAGATTCAAGACAATGGAAATGAAGCATAAGGTGTTACAGTCAGGATATTACATGTTCGACAATAAGCCATTGATTGTTAAGGAATGGGTGAAAGATATGGCGATGACAAAAGAGGATGTGAGAATGGTTCCCACCTGGATCAGATTACATAGGCTTCCCCTGAAGTTCTGGGGGAAGGGGCTACCTAAAATTTCAGGGATAATAGGTAAGTATGTCAAGAGTGATGGAGCCACAGTGGAAATAACGAGATTGGGATATGCAAGGGTGATGGTGGAAATGGAGATAGATCAAAAGCTTCCCGAGAAAATTAAATTCAAAGATGAGAAGGGAATAGTGAATGGGGTGGAAGTAGAGTATGAATGGAAACCAATAAGGTGCATCAAATGTAAGGGTACGGGACATGAACAGGAGCAGTGTAAACGAGGTGAACAAAAGAAACAAGGGGCTCAACACATTAAGAAAGTATGGAAACCTATGATACCAAAGCCAGGGGTGGAAGCAGCTGTCACAAAGACAGTGCAGACAGTGCAGAAACCTGTTAACATAGATGCTGAAGGGTTCACCACACCAAAAAAGAGACTGGTTAAGATGCAACGACAGGAGAGGAGTGGAGGTGGTAATAGCACGGAGAATTTTGGAGCTTATTCTTACAAGGAGACACTGGTTTCCCCTTCTAAGAAGACTGAGTCAGCTCAAGGTACTGCACCCTCTCCTATTGTTTCCCATGGATAGTTTAGGTTTTTGGAATGTGAGGGGTATGAATAGAGTAGGAAAACAGAAGCATATAAATCAATTTTTACAAAGCAAAGATATAGGGCTTTTTGGTCTGCTGGAGACTAAGATTAAGTCGAATGCTTTCAACAAAGCAATCAACAGTTTTAATAATGGGTGGAGCTTGACTACAAATAATGGATTTCATAATGGTGGACGTATTTGGATTCTCTGGAAACCGGCCAGGTTTAGGGTGCATATTATTGAATACAATGCTCAATTTATACATGTGAAGGTGGATGCCTAGGGTTCTAGATGTGCCTTTTACTTAACTTTTGTTTATGCCTTCAATGGGATAAATGAGAGAGCTCCCTTGTGGGATCATCTGAGAAAGATAGCACAGCAGGTAGCAGGCCCTTGGGCCATTGCAGGAGACTTTAATTGTGTTCTAACGTCtaatgagagatttggaggggCCACATCTTTGGCTGAGATGGAGCCTTTCAGAAAGTGTGTTGCTGAGTGTGAAGTCATTGACATCACTGCTGTAGGGTCTATGTTCACTTGgaacaacaaacaacaatctgAGGAGAGGATTTATAGCAGATTGGATAGGTTTTTGATTAATAAGGCTTGGTGTGACAAATTCCCAGATATGTATGCTCACTTTATGCCTGAAGGGATGATGGATCATACACCTTGTATAGTGAAGAGCAGTAAGATTATGCAGGGTAATAGGAGTtttaaatacttcaatatgtggggcaAGTCCAAGGATTTCCTCCCCCTTGTCAATGAGATATGGGATCACACGACTATTGGGACACCCCTATTTAAATTGGCAAAAAATCTTAAACAGCTTAAACCAGGTCTAAAAAGATTGAACAGGGAGCTCTTCAGTGACATTGAGAGGACAACTGGCACACTGGAAAAACAGGTTGAGGAGATGCAAATCAAGTTGGGCATTGATCCAACAGATGTGACTTTGAGAACTCATGAATATGAGGCTAGTAACAAGCTCAAGGAACTACAGAGTGCCAGGGAAAGTTTCTTTCACCAGAAAGCCAAAGGTGAATGGATAAAAGATGGGGATGATCCTCATACTTTCACAGTATGATTAAGAAGAGGAGGAATAGAAATAAGATCTATGAGATTGAGGACATGAATGGGAAGAATTGTGATACGAGTGCACAGGTTCAATCTGCCTTCCTGGAATTCTATGAGAAACTGCTGGGGACTAGTCAGGTTACTAAACCAGTCCATAGGAGTATTATTAACCAGGGCAAGAAATGCACCAGTGAGCATCATGCTCAATTACTCAGACCAGTTACAGGAGAAGAAATAAAGGAAGCTATGTTTAGCATTCCAGACATCAAAGCTCCTGGCCCTGATGGGTATACAAGTGGGTTCTTCAAAGATGCATGGGGAGAAATTGGCAAGGACGTGGTGGCTGCAGTAAGAGATTTCTTCCTGAAAGGGAGACTGTTAAGACAGTTCAATGCTACTACTCTCACGCTCATACCTAAATGTGAAAGACCTAAGGATGTGACCCAATTTCGTCCCATTGCATGCTGCAATGTTGTTTATAAAGTCATATCCAAACTATTATGCTC
It includes:
- the LOC141638339 gene encoding uncharacterized protein LOC141638339, with product MDFIMVDGSRCAFYLTFVYAFNGINERAPLWDHLRKIAQQVAGPWAIAGDFNCVLTSNERFGGATSLAEMEPFRKCVAECEVIDITAVGSMFTWNNKQQSEERIYSRLDRFLINKAWCDKFPDMYAHFMPEGMMDHTPCIVKSSKIMQGNRSFKYFNMWGKSKDFLPLVNEIWDHTTIGTPLFKLAKNLKQLKPGLKRLNRELFSDIERTTGTLEKQVEEMQIKLGIDPTDVTLRTHEYEASNKLKELQSARESFFHQKAKGEWIKDGDDPHTFTV